One window of the Mixophyes fleayi isolate aMixFle1 chromosome 6, aMixFle1.hap1, whole genome shotgun sequence genome contains the following:
- the ZFAND4 gene encoding AN1-type zinc finger protein 4 codes for MANKKEPPFFNEDEIGSLNYKLPFFETIELVIETLTGTCFELWVSPFETVVCVKAKIQRLEGIPISQQHLIWNNMELEDEFCLNDYNISGGSTLKLVLAMRGGPINTRRVPLVDPIREKAESMDPLPDDMWEKAPSNKQATFLVYREGDQLNFFRVVDRKDGTLTPLSESLSGGSVYNLYPEDEDEIEASPSGQQIIENSITMNKMKLLKSNMESMNLNKKPKKTSKLKPRPPIVPRPSTASLTSAHHRLLRVLPHIGQTCLPPGNPQTTESSYNALSTLTAATRIIPSMTGDYLNEDETWENSPLISSLIGIKLPSKLSCVDLENDRHSTNTVLPPVTNLSTKDVLTKESDPVLCQNLNMLSSEETSRSIAESFALLTDIGSAEQYGELCNLGKVTSEFELTEGSNEHPSIETHQATVSKFLNSDLMETSINTTELSPPRSKFLSPIHFTTHINDNTFSKPQQQPKCFELGSLRPPTSYRKFRNIADPTFSRTTRFRGVKVESPGKQSDVISKMEARDMTEAANKASKEPMGSLNNFGFFASLARSTSRDNSSIGIPGRLQNVAAPPGSLLEKKMSPSIDNLNILITPHGLGESVQNTSCGKSTVEATPLFPPVKSALRNKKKTTKHCCLCGKKTGLTTSFDCRCGNNFCASHRYAETHNCTYDYKTAGRRYLQEVNPLITAPKLPKI; via the exons ATGGCAAACAAAAAGGAACCTCCTTTTTTTAATGAAGATGAAATCGGATCACTCAATTACAAGCTACCTTTTTTTGAAACAATTGAACTCGTCATTGAAACCCTTACAGGGACGTGCTTTGAGCTATGGGTGTCTCCATTTGAAACTGTGGTCTGTGTAAAAGCTAAAATTCAGAGGCTGGaag GCATTCCTATTAGTCAACAACATTTAATTTGGAACAACATGGAACTAGAGGATGAATTTTGCTTGAATGACTATAA CATCTCTGGAGGTTCTACTTTGAAGTTGGTGTTGGCTATGAGAGGTGGTCCAATTAACACACGGAGAG TGCCTCTGGTAGATCCAATCAGGGAGAAAGCAGAGTCCATGGATCCTCTGCCAGATGATATGTGGGAAAAGGCCCCCTCAAATAAGCAGGCTACTTTTTTGGTATACCGTGAAGGTGATCAACTGAATTTCTTCCGTGTGGTGGACAGAAAGGATGGTACCTTAACTCCGTTGTCAGAATCTCTCAG TGGAGGTTCAGTATATAACTTATACCCTGAAGATGAGGATGAAATTGAGGCCTCTCCATCTGGCCAACAGATCATAGAAAATTCAATCACTATGAACAAAATGAAGTTGTTAAAATCAAATATGGAGAGCATGAACCTGAATAAAAAG CCTAAAAAGACATCTAAATTGAAACCTCGACCTCCCATAGTTCCACGTCCCTCAACGGCTTCATTGACATCTGCTCATCACAGGCTTTTAAGAGTTCTCCCCCACATTGGGCAGACTTGCCTACCTCCCGGGAATCCACAAACCACTGAGTCTTCCTACAATGCACTTTCCACTCTAACTGCTGCTACTAGGATAATCCCTTCCATGACTGGTGACTACCTGAATGAAGATGAGACTTGGGAAAACTCACCACTGATTTCATCACTCATTGGTATTAAATTACCTTCCAAATTATCCTGTGTAGATCTTGAAAATGACAGACATTCAACAAATACAGTACTCCCCCCTGTTACTAATCTGTCTACGAAAGATGTGTTGACAAAAGAAAGTGACCCTGTCTTGTGTCAAAATCTAAATATGCTGTCTTCTGAAGAAACTTCTAGGTCAATTGCAGAGTCCTTTGCATTATTAACTGATATAGGTTCTGCTGAGCAGTATGGAGAACTATGCAACTTGGGAAAGGTGACATCAGAATTTGAATTGACAGAAGGAAGCAATGAACATCCATCTATTGAGACACATCAGGCAACAGTCTCAAAATTTTTAAACTCTGATTTGATGGAGACTTCCATCAATACCACAGAACTGAGTCCTCCAAGAAGTAAATTTTTGTCACCCATTCATTTCACCACACACATCAATGACAATACCTTTTCAAAGCCACAACAGCAACCTAAATGTTTCGAACTGGGAAGCTTGAGGCCACCTACTTCATACAGGAAATTTCGAAATATAGCTGATCCCACATTTTCCAGGACTACTAGATTTAGAGGAGTAAAAGTTGAATCTCCAGGGAAGCAGTCTGATGTGATTTCCAAAATGGAAGCTAGGGACATGACTGAAGCAGCTAATAAGGCTTCTAAAGAACCCATGGGCTCACTGAATAACTTTGGATTCTTTGCTTCGCTGGCTCGAAGCACAAGTAGGGACAACTCCAGCATCGGCATACCTGGCAGACTCCAAAATGTTGCTGCTCCACCTGGCAGTCTTCTGGAAAAGAAAATGTCTCCGTCAATTGACAATTTGAACATCTTAATT aCCCCTCATGGACTTGGAGAAAGTGTGCAAAATACTAGTTGTGGAAAAAGCACAG TTGAAGCAACACCCTTATTCCCACCTGTTAAGTCTGCTCTTCGgaataagaagaaaacaacaaAGCACTGTTGTCTATGTGGGAAGAAAACTGGCTTGACGACTAGCTTTGATTGCAG gtgTGGAAACAATTTTTGTGCCAGTCATCGTTATGCAGAAACTCACAACTGTACCTATGACTACAAAACAGCTGGACGGAGGTATCTGCAGGAAGTGAACCCTCTGATAACTGCGCCAAAACTCCCTAAGATCTAA